The stretch of DNA catccgacctcatggcttggtttttgctctgacatgcaccatcaactgtgggaccttatatagacaggtgtgtgcctttcaaatcaagtcatatcaattgaatttaccacaggtggattccaatcaagttgaagaaacatctcaagaatgatcaatggaaacaggatgcgcctgagctcaattttgagtctcatagcaaagggtctgaatacttatgtaaatcagatatttctgtttcttatttttttaaataaattagcaaaaatttctaaaaacctgtttttgctttgtcattatggggtattgtgtgtagattgctggggatttttttaacgttttaatccattttagaataatgctgtaacgtaacaaaatgtggtaaaagtcaaggggtctgaatactttccaaaggcactgtagatcaCAGCAGAAAGAAAGGATATCTCTTTAGCCCAAGGGCTCTCTCCTGGAATAGGGACACAATAGAAGGTCTGTCTCTCTGCAGTCACAGTGTTTCTGGAGTTCAAATCCACCTGAAGAACACAGGTAATCAAGAGCAGTCATGTGAATTTGAATCTTAAAACACTACCACTCCTGGGTTTAAACTAAATCTACATTGTCGACACCACTTGCTTACTCTGTGTCAAAATGACCTGCKCTGACTTCAATGCAAAGCTCTAATACATTAGCTACGCATCTTTCAAACTAAGGCTGCTGCTGAACTTAGACAATGTTAGAGAGGAGATGAGCTTACCCCACATTCTGTGACATCTTTGTACTTCCCACATCTCAACACCTGAGAAATGTCAGACAGACAACAACTAATGACTGGAGGAAGAGAACAAGATTGGAAAAGCTTTTTCCTACTTACCATATACTTCCACCAATTACAGTAAATTGACTGCACTTTCAACAAGTACATAGACTATGAACTATCTACAAAACTAAAACTGATTGTTTTCACAGGGCTAGTTGAAATGCACCTTGAACATCCTATAATTTCTCAGAGTCTCATTAGCAGATTCCCATGCAGGCAAATGTCTACAGATAACACWGACAGCAGGTGTCTGTGTAATATAGTGCATTCTGCAGCTACTGAAGCAAAGGAATGGAAGAGTTTAAGGTCTTACATTGGTCTTGGTTGAGGGGTCCACAGTCTCATACACTCCCATGTAGAACTCTGGATCAAACATGTCTTGGACCAAACAACGGAATTTCACAAGGCTGTTGGGCTTCAAGTAGTGCAAGGGCACATCGTTTAGCGAAGGTAcctgaaatgaaaacaaacacaCTTAGAAAATATGTACAAAGAAAGGGTGTGCTGGATTCTATATTAATTTAAGTGTTTAGTGTGCTGCTAGTTCACAGTGACCAATGTTAGTCAAATGAGAATAAATAGCATTCTTCAGAGGCATTTTAAATGTCCATACCCAGCTATGAGATTCCTTTTCCTTCAGCTGCCCTTTGAAGTATTCCAAAACTTTTGCTTCCCATTCTGGGTTAGAGTTGCTCTGGGCTGCAGGACAACAGAAGCGACAGACAAACCACATCCGCATTATGCATGCTGATCAGCAGAAAGTCACAGCACCATAAACGGGAGACGTAAACATGTGTATTGACCAATCATAAGAAACAACTAACTATTATAATACATAATAGAAATTCAACTAAATATGAATGACCTCCGAAAACATACACCACACTTAAAGCAGTTCCATTTAACATTTGTAAATTATTCCAGTCTCATCAGTTTGTTAATCTGGAAATCAGCTATTTTCAAACtcgtaactagctagctaactgtggcTAGCgccggctagctagctaggtagctaagtTCCTGAGCCAGCATGGTCTCGCTAGCAACAACTCTTCCACGGCATTTGTCTTCTTACCAAACATCGCTTCGACAACGCCCAATGGCTTGTTTATCCAATCGTGAGACGAAGGCATTATTTACCAGTAAATGTTTTGGAAGGCCGATAAAATAAACTACAGAAAATATGAATAATTATTCCTCAAtaactttctccctttctctctctcctgcactgCACAGCTCAGTCCGCGTTCACTCTGGCGGGAAAATTGCGTCACTAGAAATTAGAACGCAACGCCCTGGTAGTCGCTGCATCTTTTTAGGGAAATTTTCGACAATATCTGTAATATTATTGCATTTTAAATAATAGCTATGTTACTAATGTTGACCGTCGACTAGAGAAGAAAGTAAATCAGAAACTTTGTGTAAACGTTGTATTGTTTAATTGCAGTAGCTCAGCCACAGCAGTAGATGGCAGCACTGAATCTTACTCATTTAATTTCGTAACCGGTTCATCAAGACTGCAAAGAACTTGCGGAGACTCATTGAGCTGATTACAATCAGCACCTACTCAACAAGGAATACTTGACCTTATGACTTGTATTACAGATCAGTGAATTTATCCTAACGCCATCACTGAGAACCACGTCTGAGATCCGGTTTGTGAAGTTATGCTGCTCTGGCTGTAAAATAAGCTTGGCTACGTGTAATTTGGAGTGACAATGGCTGATAGGAAAACCAATAATGTGCCAAATTCCAGCGCAAATTTACTGTTTTCTGCGGCACCGGAGTTCAATTTCAACCTACCTTTCATACCTGTCAGTCAGGCCAGTGGTCCGGCGGTGTTATCAGGAGGTAAGATAATGGCGAGGGCCACAGCAGGGCACCTATGACAAACATGACAGCTAGCTATCTAAcgacgttagctagctgctagctagttagctgccaACCATCCCATTATACATTTGAATAATTATAAATCCCTGCAATTTAATAGATATCAGGATGTTTCTGTGGGAGTTTAGTAAATAAATAGAATAATGTTTGATACAYCAGTGTCAGGTCAACAAAACTCATATCAACATAACCCTTGTTTCATCTGATTTGTCTTTAGTAAGTAAGAGTTGAGGTTCTCAAACGGGTGGATTAACATTGGATTCTTGACATTGCTCACAGTTAGACTGTTGACAAGTTCAAATATACTGCAGTAACTCAGTTGCTCAATATTTCTGTTCATTTGTCCTAGATGATTCCGCAGATGTCGGAGAAGAAGACAGCTTTCTTGGCCAGACCTCTGGAAATGCCCCAGCACCGTCCACATTCAGCTACTTCTCCAGTCCCGTGAACAGCAGTGACCCATTTGCCTCCATTGGACATCAGCCGGCATGTCCACCCCCAGCATCACTATCAGTAGCCCCCGTGACATCTGGACCAACCTCTGTCCCCATTGTTGCCAGCATGGCCCCAACACCCCCTGTCCCACTAACCAACCCTAATGTGCCACAGCCATTTGGTGGTGTTGTTTACCAGAACCCCATGGGAAGGTACACTCCTCCCCCTAACACAGTGACCCCGCCCCCTCCACAAGCCCCCGATCAGAGTTATAATCCGTACCGTCACACACCCCTCAGCAGCAGAGCCAAACCCTATATGCCAGCTCCAGAGGTCCAGTCACTATCCAGCACAACGGTGCAGCAAAATCCCTACACTATGGGCTCTCAAGCGCCAACATTCCAATCGGCACCCTCCACATACACAAAGGTAAACAACAACTCCACTCTGTTTTTTGCTTAGTGAATGGTGTTAACCTAGTGAGTAGTGAATAGTGTGAACCTCTTATTTTAAGATGAATTAAACTACTGGCAATCAGGCTAATATAaatgtttctaaatgttttataGGAGAATTTTgctttttttacaaccaaatcaacATTTTGTATGGATTGTTGTAGATGGCTCCAGACACTTTGTTTGCGATTTGACTTGTTTTTGAGAAATCTTGCCCCAACCAGCGATTTGCTTCCTCATCCTCGTTGTGCAGTACGGGGGCTctgaaaaaacatgaacacatgctccaaaaacacccaaatacatcCTTTTAGAAACTGAAAAGCTCTCAGTaaagtgatgcaggtctttagatgttctGCACATGAAATTGTTTTATTCCGAACTTTATGCGCAACGTAATATTCCATTTTGTTGCGAAGTGAATCGCtggttggggtaagtttctcaaaaatgAATGAAATTGCAAAGAAAGTGTCTGGActcttctataacatgccatttacatcaaaaatagagatttggttgtaaaaaaaaagaaggtaacTTTTCCTTTAACTCTCTCTTCAGCCCCCTCCCACACAGATTCAGGGGCCCCCTATGACCCATCACTCCACCACTGCTGGAGCACTGGTTCCAGCCAATCAAATGATGCAATATAACGTGTATGAGGCTGTCCAGCCTCACTGGTTCTTCTGCAAACAAGTGGAGTCCAAGAGCGTCTGGCTTCCCTTTAGTATCCTGGACTCCATTCAACTGGAGGAGATCTACAATTCAGGTGAGATGAATGATGTGATTTctcctatttaaaaaaatatatcagagCCATTTTATATTCTAGGTATCCAATTTGACTTTGCATAGCTCTCTTCTTTATGTAGGCCTAGATATTTGTAAAACATGTTTGTTTAAACAGAGCAATTTTGAAATATGtggtgtgttcattaggcaccgaacgttgcaaaatgttttgaaacattaTTCGTTGTGCGCCCTAGTAAACTCCACCCTAATTTATGCACACTCACAGATACATAATCATCTCACAAAAGTTATGTCTAGCCTATCTTTTTGTTGTGATTCTTTTCCTATCGCAATGCATTTTCTTGTACGTAAAGCAAATATCTGAGAAACAGACCATATCGAATCTAATACGATTACATTTTTTCATTCTCCTCCAGTGCAACCAGACCCTGAGAATGTGATTGTGTGCACAGAAGGAGGGCGCTATGACGTGCAGCTCTATGACCGCATACGTACAGCTGTATTCTGGGAGGAGGAACCTACAGAGGTGCGGCGCTGCACCTGGTTCTACAAGGGAGACACAGACAGCCGCTTCATCCCCTACTCAGAGGAGTTCAGCGAGAAGCTAGAGGTTGGTCCCATCAATGTAAAAAAGAACAGgatcagggtcgtgttcattagggcacgcaattAAAGAAAATGTTCgatttccattgcaaaatgttttacccTATTTTactacagtgtgccctaatgaacaagaCCCACGGTTCACTGTTACCCAGATTAGAATACAGCTGCACAATGGGGTGTGTTGGGTTTTAGCCCTGAGAGTGGACTGAGAGTTTAATATTATGTCTGACCATTGTTTGATTGGCTGTCTTCTCCATGTAGGGAGAATATAAGAAAGCTGTGTCAACCAACCAATGGCACCGTCGACTGGAGTTCCCATCAGGGGAAACCATTGTCATGCACAATCCAAAGGTATGTTTGTATGACTTAATTTTACAATGGATAATTACCAGGTGTTTACTAAAACATGAAATAGTAATAACTTGTTTGTTTCTTRGAAATTCATTKAAACAAGCACCAGGTAGTTACCAATCGTGAACACCATATCGTGGTTTTGAGTGGACTTTGTTGTTTTGCCGACCCAGACGCGAGTGTATTTCTAGTTTGTGAAGAGGTTCTTTTTGTCTTTCTACAGGTGATAGTGCAATTCCAGCCGTCCGCCATGCCGGACGAGTGGGGTACAACCCAGGATGGACAGACCAGACCCAGGGTGGTCAAGAGGGGCATTGATGATGACCATGATGAAGTTCCCGATGGGGAGCTCCCTCAGGTGGATCACCTGGTGTTCATGGTGCATGGCATCGGTCCAGTCTGTGACCTGAGGTTTAGGAGCATGGTGGAGTGTGGTATGTGTGATCTTTCGCTCCACGTGGCTCATTAAGTCGCCATTATTGCCCAGCTCTATATTCATATCATATTATGGATGTGTTTGTTTATGCCATGAACGGTATAGGTTGTGGTATGTTCTGCCCGTCATGGTGTTTCTTACTATGCCCAGCAAATGCCCTTAAAGTGTATTGAATGTAACTGTTGAGTATCCATTTACTGCTCCATACTAACCCAGATAGAGTATTAGAaatgtgtgttgcttgtgttcACAGTGGATGACTTCCGGAGTGTTTCCCTGAAGCTGCTGCAGAGTCATTTTAAGAAGGCGCAGGACGAGCGTGTCATCAGTCGAGTGGAGTTCCTTCCTGTTCAGTGGCACACGGCCCTGCATGGGGACGCCACAGGYGTGGACAGGTGAGGAGATGAAAAAAAGGCTCCGACTTTTGTTTCCACTTCCACGGCCCGGCTCCGACTCCGGTGTCTCTGACTTGAGAGCCAaggccaggccactggtacttttctgCTTGCGTTAACataatggctaactgtgaacatGGGTTAACAACTTCCACGCTTAACCTCTCACATTCTGCTCGCCCCAAGTCTTTAGTGTCACACTCCTGATGGAAAAGCAATTCCCGAAAAATAACACTAGAGCTTAtataaacatacagtgcatttggaaagtattcagatcccttgacttgttctacattttgttactttacagccttattccaaaaatggattaaatagttcactttgtcattttggggtattgtgtgtggatttctgaggatatttattcaattttagaataaggatgtaacgtaacaaaatattgaaaaaggggaaggagtctgaatactttccgaatgtactgtgaACATTGGCGACACTGGTGTGGGGTAAGTCTCGGGTGGAAGTGAACCATAATGGAATTTTAAGGACGTTCATACACTTGGGAATACGTCCTGTTCTTTGGGATAGGGAAATTTATATTGTAACACACAAAATCTGTGCTGACGTGAGCGGCAAGCTTTTACAAATGAAACCACCCAATGGCTGTGTCTGAGAACATTACTAGCTGTCAAATCCTTGCTAATGCGTCCGCCCGTGGGAGGGACCTCAGATCCTGTCCTCCAATGCGCTTCGAGAGGAATTGAGGAAACAAGGGTGGAGAAAGCAAGGATTTGAGCGCTTGTAAATCAGACACAGCCAATTTCTCCCACTTTGACTCAATCCATTTCCTACTGTTGTTTTAGGAGGATAAAGAAGATCACCCTGCCCAGCACGGGTCGTCTGCGTCACTTCACTAACGAGACCCTCTTAGACGTGCTGTTCTACAACAGTCCTACCTACTGCCAGACCATCATGGACACAGTTGCCCTGGAGATTAACAGGATCTATGCCCTGTTCATGCAGCGGAATCCAGACTTTACAGGAGGCGTCTCAGTATCCGGACACAGCTTAGGTACAAACAGCCAGACAGCAAGGGCCACTTTTCTGGACCTAGATGAAATCTTAGTGTGGCTTAAAAATCtctattgaaagtgctttttagtccaggactaggcttaatctgggtccaggAAACCAGCCCCAAGTGTTCATACTTTTAGCTAAGTCATGTGAGAAAGATTTGGACAAACctggctctctgtgtgtttgcagGTTCCCTCATACTTTTCGACTTGCTGTCAAACCAGAAGAATGTCTCACCTTTGCAAACCATGTCACCTGCAAATGGGAGCCACCCTGCAGGCAACAAACAGGTAATGGGTCCATAGCTATCCAAACATTGTTCATTTCATTATTTCGGTGACGCCAGAGAGTGTAACAATAGGaggcccctccctcttctccttaaAGCAGGTGGCTCACCCCGCTGCTGCTACCCCACCTGCTGCTGTAGGGGAGGAGCctaaggaggaaggggaggagtttGCCGATCTTTCTGCATCCCTGGAACATCTGGGCCTGTCTGAGTACCAGAGCACTTTAGAACAGGAGAAGATTGACCTTGAATCTTTTGTAAGAACCCTCTCTGCTTGTCATGAACCCATATACMGTAGTTATTGATATTTACTTTCAATTCTTATGACCTATGTTCCCATTAAGCTGCTtcacagaagaaatatcagcgaGCACAGAGAAGCASGAGATTGAACTTcaggggaaaggaaaggaggagttGTACaacagtcagttgtacaactgaatgcattcctcatttaatccaacccctctgaatcagaaaggtgcagggggctgccttaaatcgacatcaaCGTCTTCGGCGCCTTGCTCagggccagaacgacagatttttaccttgtcagctcggggattcgatccagcaacctttcggtttctggcccaacgctctaaccactaggctactaccCAActtttctagagttttccccgttagttgacactatcaacgtttccctttactgtgggaattgtgatcgaatcaacacaatattagccattttcaatgcaacataccgaaacaaaacaaacgatgCTAGACTTAGTATGcgaaactaactatgcaagagattgtaggcagaacgcatcggagtaggattatATTGCATTGARAGGCACAACTcaggcccgtactctacacagaccggtgcgcaataaccaatcagagctgcagtagggctatatgcaaatagaccattgccacatatggatctgtgccattcactttgaactggactgtgtatacagcatgagcggtcgtgagttaGTTGCACTTGTTTTTAGAGCAAAGCGAGAGCTACGTGTAGCGacgtgcacatttgttcatatcctttcctagttagtgagttattagcccagttatagatcaatTGTAGTCAGCAAttggggagtgattgcttcctacaagagcacaaaacgtgtacatctttgaaatgcaggtcaggtaaagagcttttttttttgtcttaaaagggcagtgttgtattttgagacgggcatgaataagctaagtagccaataggcagagggtagcataatttgcctgattctctgtaatagtgGTATGGGAgtaatgatgcattttattttataaagtgGTTTCttacatcaaacaacacaacagcattttcagtcacctccttgtctgaaggacaagtggataaacaggttaatgtcaagctctGCATGGTTTTTTTttcaagtctcatggaatgtaggcttacattgaacaccacacattggctgctactgtaggctgaatgatagaacagctatttccatgttaaaatgttatgaaatgcattttctccatagtttatggtaggccactctggtaggcctacattatgatcaagtagccacagtagcctacttgaccactgttaaaactaacttaaagcgggtgCAGCCTccgtgttcacagtaaacgcacgccagaattttcacaactttcaagtttgcactcagcaggcCTGAAATTTGCTTAGTGATGGAAAAatgagagggaacattgcttaTGACACTATTAAAGAGACATTACACTCCAAAATAAACATCTTAAAACATCTGACAAACCTCAAAAGTCAAGGTGAGTCCACATGCCACAGCATTGGTTGTGCAGATCCAGCTTAATGCCTAAATTATTCATATCTCAAATGAATGTAAAAGATAATTTTACGGTGCTCAtctttaacatttattttgtattgtggcTATAAGGGTATAGCTATATGGATCTACAAAACAAATGTccttgggtaaaaaaaaacacacatttgagGCCTGAAAATAACTGACTTTTGAGTGAAATTTACCAGAAACGGAAAGTAAATGATTCAATTGTATTACAATGCCTCTCTAGGCCATTTCCTAGAATTGGTGATTACAATCTATGGTCCAAATCCCACTGTGAAATTACGTCTGACTGATTAATTTCCTCTCTTCTATATTTTGTTAGCTTATGTGCACAGTTGAGGACCTGAAAGAGATGGGCATTCCATTGGGGCCAAGGAAGAAAATTGCTAAATTTGTCAAAGAAAGAGCAATTAAGCAGGTGAGCATTTAATCGTCTTTGTCTTTCAGACACCAGTGTTGTGTTCAACAGgaagaaaatgttttgaaatgggcCGGTACTACCTGAACTTAGAATACAACATTTGATCTATTCCAAAATGTTTCACTACAGTGTGctgtactgaacacaacccagtgaTGGCTAAAACTGTGTCAACTGAACATAATCTTCTGTGTTCGTGTGCCTTCTATCTTCGGACTCTTTTCGTCAGGCAGCACAAGATAAGAAGGCACCAAAGTGAAGGTGGCCAGTCAAGAGGTCGTCCCCGCCCAATTAAGTGAGTCCCTCCAGGCCCGGACCACGAATTCCTGTGGCGGACTTACTCGTCCGTCCAGTGGATTACAACTACTTCAAAGTTGGCACTGAAGGGGTAAACCTCTGCCAGGATTCAATCAATCATCGTAACCCGCGTAACTCTTCGTTGCTTTTGTTAGGCGGTGTCGAAGGTGTAACTGCGTCAGACGGTCAAATCCTCAAGCGCTCCTGGTGTTACGTCGCAGACGTTGCAGTTGGATGCACCGAGTCGCAGCCGTGTTACGGCCGTTTGAAGACTGGACTGTTGTTTTCTAGTGACAAttaatttggatacatccataacaagtGAGCTAATGagcgcgatttcacctggcatagaaaatgtgctcactcgtcaggacactgttgttcagaggagctaccAACAGCaccgctaacacaatcacttcaactgagagctggaaagactgcaaactagctgcacttcttTTCACCGTTTTCAATTGGCAtctttgtatactgtatatccataaaatgatgccagctgagtCATGATTCACTGGCTGAGAAACTCGCCtgcccctctgtctcctcctgacacgttcattactatgggacagctggagatccaaAGCAAAtgtaggagagacagacagcaaatttatacaaaaatCCCCTTTGAAACTAAATGTACTCTCAAAGTAATGTGAGATAAtgtttagatgctttttataAGTGGAGATCAAGTTACACATCCGACGCGCCTAAACAAAAGTAATGAAAAGCTATACATTTGTCAGCTAGCGCGGGTTTTCCGCTGATCTGATTGGATCCCGACCCCACAACATGACGTTAGTGTGAGTAGTGACGTTAGCCTACAGCCTTTCTGTAATGTCATGCATAAGCATACATTTTCATCGGGGCACATGTAAAAGCACTGTCTGGTGTTGGTGTTCTGCCCCATAGGTGTCGGTGGTGTACACACTCTGGACTTTGAACCGGTGAATTTCTTTGTGCCCTGGGATCTCCCATAGGGATGTTCCTCACAGTGCGAGGCGAGAAAATTGAGGAAAACACCAGCTACCCACCTGCAAGGGGTTCTTCAACATTTACCATCCGGTAGACAATCTTCCTCACATGTGTTCTACGGAGTATGGGTGTGCATGCAGATGAACATACTGAATGTGACAGGATTGCCACTGTCAGCTATAAAGCACATTGTGACAACTTTTTACGTAAAAAAGgactttaaatacatttgattgaactgTGACATGGTTAATGCCAATGTGTTTAATTAAAGTGATCAGGTAGCAAATACATGATTTGATATGGAAGGGTGTAATAAATAATTTCCCAAATGTTAAAATACTGTTTGCTCAACTGTTTGTTTTAGCTGGACCCAGTTGCTTACAGGATTGAGCCATGATCCTGCCAGACCTGGACTTGAAACCTTTCTGATTCCACATCACAAAGGAGGAAGAGCGCATCTCGTATGATATAGATTCACCGCTGCTATTTTATCTTCAGATTTGTGTTCTATTATTACCATCGCCAGGTAAACCTACCATTGTCATACTGTCTCTTCCCATTTTGAAAATGACTAATCAGACCCTGGTCTCGAGGAAGtgaacagtgtttcccctatatttatTTAGCAGCGGTGGCCACCACTGCAAaaacaataatattttttaatgaatatattatacagagtgtacaaaacattaagaaccatTTCCTAATATTGGGTTGCACCCCCCAGtttgcctcagaacagcctcaattcgttgggaatggactctacaagatgtcgaaaacgttccacagggatgctggccatgttgactccaatgcgttcccacagttgtcaacttggctggatgtccttagggtggtggaccattcttgatacacacaggaaactgtgagCTAGAAACACCCAGACGtgtcagttcttgacacaaaccggtgcgcctgcacctactaccgtacccttGCACCACTGCTGGGGAAAAATCAGAGTGGAAACACTGGTTAATTACAGGACGAAATCAATACAATGATCAGATCTTGGCAGAGTGAAACCTCACCAACAGAAACACAAAGAGCAGTCTGGAAGACCAGGATTCCAAAGTGTAGTATGTTTAATTTATGTCAGTGAGGTTTACCAATCatggttgttttgtgtgtgtggcaagAGCTGAAGAGAGTCTCTCCCGCATGGGTTCAGACTGAAGACGGCTTCATCAGCTCCCTGAAGAGTGCCTGGCAGACCCTCAACGACTTGCCCGTGCTCACACCTCCATGCCCAGCTGCAGCCGAGCTCGCTATGGTGGCCAATCAgatcaaggaggaggaggagagcatgcACACAGTGAGGGTGAGTATAAAGATGATTTAAAAAGTCATGAATATTGCTCTTTCGGTTTATTTGGATAGGGCTTTAAAAACCAACTTTTTAAACGTCAAAACGTTGGTTAGTCCAGAACACAGGATAGTGGAGATCCTGAGCTGCTGAGAGAAGGAAGACCCAGGTGATTAATAGCATGCTGAACGGGGGAACCGCATCGACTACGTCCTACAGGAGAAGCCCATCGAGAAGCTTCAACGAGTACCTCTTGCCCTGCAGAGTCAGCCTGTGCTACTGGTATGAAAATCGCTCTGCTGCTTACTCTGGCTCTTTTTATATTAAGGTGGAAACAGAGATGTTGATCAACGTGCACTGTTGAATACATTTCATGGCTTGATCGGCCAATCATCTCATTCTGCCCTTGGTACTCCCATGAGGTCaacttgtgtgtggttgttaaAAGCTTGCTGTTTGATGAAAACGTTGTCATGTTATAACAGCTTTACCTCCCTTTTGTGTCTACTGCTGATTAGAGTTTGAAACCTGAGGCTTAAGACCTGCTCCAAGCTTGGATAACATTTGTTCTCTTCACAGCTGATCTATTTTGATTTGAGGTATTCTGTTTGAAAAATAATCCCGTGTGCAGACATTGATTTATTTGTCCCTTTTCTTTTCCCCAGGGAGTCTGAAGATACAGGCCTACTACTCCTGAAGAGATCTACAAGACCATGGGGATAAACCGAACAGATTTTACATTAATGCAACGATTGGTAACCTGGTGGAACACCTGATTGCTGCGTTCATTCGTTTCACTGCACGtaagtgaaatagaatggtgaaTGCAGTGATCAGGCCGGTTCCACCATGTTAATGGATGGTTGGAGTGAAAAAATAAACCTTTCTGAAACCTCATACCCCATCAGTTTGTCCATGTCAATGatt from Salvelinus sp. IW2-2015 linkage group LG25, ASM291031v2, whole genome shotgun sequence encodes:
- the sec23ip gene encoding SEC23-interacting protein isoform X1, which encodes MADRKTNNVPNSSANLLFSAAPEFNFNLPFIPVSQASGPAVLSGDDSADVGEEDSFLGQTSGNAPAPSTFSYFSSPVNSSDPFASIGHQPACPPPASLSVAPVTSGPTSVPIVASMAPTPPVPLTNPNVPQPFGGVVYQNPMGRYTPPPNTVTPPPPQAPDQSYNPYRHTPLSSRAKPYMPAPEVQSLSSTTVQQNPYTMGSQAPTFQSAPSTYTKPPPTQIQGPPMTHHSTTAGALVPANQMMQYNVYEAVQPHWFFCKQVESKSVWLPFSILDSIQLEEIYNSVQPDPENVIVCTEGGRYDVQLYDRIRTAVFWEEEPTEVRRCTWFYKGDTDSRFIPYSEEFSEKLEGEYKKAVSTNQWHRRLEFPSGETIVMHNPKVIVQFQPSAMPDEWGTTQDGQTRPRVVKRGIDDDHDEVPDGELPQVDHLVFMVHGIGPVCDLRFRSMVECVDDFRSVSLKLLQSHFKKAQDERVISRVEFLPVQWHTALHGDATGVDRRIKKITLPSTGRLRHFTNETLLDVLFYNSPTYCQTIMDTVALEINRIYALFMQRNPDFTGGVSVSGHSLGSLILFDLLSNQKNVSPLQTMSPANGSHPAGNKQQVAHPAAATPPAAVGEEPKEEGEEFADLSASLEHLGLSEYQSTLEQEKIDLESFLMCTVEDLKEMGIPLGPRKKIAKFVKERAIKQAAQDKKAPK
- the sec23ip gene encoding SEC23-interacting protein isoform X2; the encoded protein is MADRKTNNVPNSSANLLFSAAPEFNFNLPFIPVSQASGPAVLSGDDSADVGEEDSFLGQTSGNAPAPSTFSYFSSPVNSSDPFASIGHQPACPPPASLSVAPVTSGPTSVPIVASMAPTPPVPLTNPNVPQPFGGVVYQNPMGRYTPPPNTVTPPPPQAPDQSYNPYRHTPLSSRAKPYMPAPEVQSLSSTTVQQNPYTMGSQAPTFQSAPSTYTKPPPTQIQGPPMTHHSTTAGALVPANQMMQYNVYEAVQPHWFFCKQVESKSVWLPFSILDSIQLEEIYNSVQPDPENVIVCTEGGRYDVQLYDRIRTAVFWEEEPTEVRRCTWFYKGDTDSRFIPYSEEFSEKLEGEYKKAVSTNQWHRRLEFPSGETIVMHNPKVIVQFQPSAMPDEWGTTQDGQTRPRVVKRGIDDDHDEVPDGELPQVDHLVFMVHGIGPVCDLRFRSMVECVDDFRSVSLKLLQSHFKKAQDERVISRVEFLPVQWHTALHGDATGVDRRIKKITLPSTGRLRHFTNETLLDVLFYNSPTYCQTIMDTVALEINRIYALFMQRNPDFTGGVSVSGHSLGSLILFDLLSNQKNVSPLQTMSPANGSHPAGNKQVAHPAAATPPAAVGEEPKEEGEEFADLSASLEHLGLSEYQSTLEQEKIDLESFLMCTVEDLKEMGIPLGPRKKIAKFVKERAIKQAAQDKKAPK